Proteins encoded in a region of the Bactrocera tryoni isolate S06 chromosome 4, CSIRO_BtryS06_freeze2, whole genome shotgun sequence genome:
- the LOC120774530 gene encoding dual specificity mitogen-activated protein kinase kinase hemipterous-like — MHDAPEYKHSSSSSSREQHHQLGRAPVPNAAGIGGSRITPTTSTHIPSTVSKTSTSSMESIGHRIHRLEKRLEEENNSHNHLMFVTDTPSGSTTRVGDRDVHMSLPIGKTKRPNLGLVMPNTNRNGPQTEMHKKLKRIRQQSGILTINGQKYTSIMSDLEHLSDLGNGTSGNVVKMRHKPTGTILAVKQMRSTGNDEENNRILMDLDVILNSHDCPYIVHCLGYFVNIPDVWICMELMSMCFDKLLRRSKQPVPENILGKVTVATVHALSYLKKNHNVIHRDVKPSNILIDEQGNIKLCDFGISGRLVDSKANTRSAGCAAYMAPERIDPKKPKYDIRADVWSLGITLVELATGRSPYEGCNIDFEVLTKILDHEPPSLPYGDGFDFSQEFRDFVDKCLTKNVHQRPRYQELLQQPFFRYYDAADVNVVQWFKTVVESADIEMHRTHMPITTTTTATLRGDVTAVSNSKHNKIANATMLPTATTTIATTTINPKMPAASTSNITHIPSYQNSYHSAATATATHNTQPQTLASRYKKDDYLPHYQPQYAHAQTQLSHHHQPSQLPQPIASYYNNTIANNHLQGERGGGGGVCGNTGAGVALSSGVGGGGGGNGYGSGGSGSNSANSSSPQSPPSSSYKDATHKDDTTHIVSEMSKLYRKSPFLQRKYSNGSGLKYTSAVGVAESPKKESMFSSIGQSIIRNLTTSPFSQKKHHTPQPHQVDPLWRMPNVQEMGGNAFDVYDSPALPKTVALGSPAMTRKRFQGGAASPTLPIGMALEPTQKEQQPSLIPVNRSEMNTQQRVPGNHSPIVLQRFYHQQNQLREKELEKRKEQQKQSTNPFLAGNYLSTTVAAPASNTPMHYSNSSSSSSTGNQHHYQLPQQQQQRYPQQQSHHQHLPLTSAASSSHSTSSQSSTQSSSSQIALSDLHEHQQRSPPTCAPPPPPQTSAAAISTAFGTSPSQLQYQPLPQHYLPLNESAVRSSRSPPTSPEQLSSDGGVSGSGSGGGGGSGGGGSGMASKLSKLYARRQWQTTTASTIPTHTGVEAVSGSGVGGVGLAGKEYRDEHGWFNTFAGAMKRQFASYVKLQLHSAGSPSTSGAANQHEGIGYESALPPSAQPAKPTLAYYRTLSAGSSSNTSNSTSPTEAQPKPAQTAGSDFYDGTSGFLRRYAAAGASGMTSGSSNAHLLTGLDRRHRSPDPPPRYNRGQSPLLLRKQLLELSGQPPGGSPLLNRRYVNASPPLPPPRRGSESVPGSPQHFRTRIHYTPEPQRRIYRTIDQ, encoded by the exons TGGTTATGCCGAACACAAATCGCAATGGCCCACAAACAGAAATGCACAAGAAACTTAAAAGAATACGACAACAATCCGGTATATTAACTATAAATGgacaaaaatatacaagtataatgtCGGATTTGGAGCACTTGAGCGATTTGGGAAACGGCACTAGTGGGAATGTGGTGAAAATGCGACACAAACCTACGGGCACGATTTTAGCCGTAAAACAAATGCGGAGCACTGGCAATGATGAAGAGAATAATCGTATACTCATGGATCTCGATGTTATACTAAATTCACATGACTGCCCATATATAGTGCATTGTTTaggttattttgtaaatataccgGATGTGTGGATATGCATGGAACTGATGTCGATGTGTTTTGATAAGCTGTTAAGACGTTCCAAACAGCCGGTGCCGGAGAATATACTTGGAAAGGTTACTGTAGCG ACGGTGCACGCTCTTTCTTATCTAAAAAAGAACCACAATGTCATACATCGAGACGTGAAACCTTCAAATATCCTCATCGACGAACAGGGCAATATCAAATTATGCGATTTCGGCATTAGCGGGCGACTTGTGGATTCAAAAGCGAATACACGTTCTGCTGGGTGCGCCGCTTACATGGCG CCCGAACGCATCGATCCGAAAAAGCCGAAATATGATATACGCGCCGATGTTTGGTCATTGGGCATAACGCTAGTGGAACTCGCGACCGGCCGTTCGCCTTACGAAGGCTGCAACATAGACTTTGAGGTGCTGACTAAAATTTTGGATCACGAACCACCCAGTTTGCCATACGGTGATGGTTTCGATTTCAGCCAAGAGTTTCGCGACTTTGTCGATAAATG TCTGACGAAGAATGTACATCAGCGCCCCAGATACCAGGAACTCTTGCAGCAACCATTTTTTCGTTACTACGATGCGGCTGATGTAAATGTGGTTCAATGGTTTAAGACTGTTGTCGAATCTGCCGACATAGAGATGCATAG AACTCACATgccaattacaacaacaaccacagctaCACTCAGAGGAGATGTAACAGCAGTATCAAATAGTAAACATAACAAAAttgcaaatgcaactatgttgccaacagcaacaacaacaatagcaacaacgacAATAAATCCAAAAATGCCAGCGGCAAGCACCTCAAACATCACACACATACCCAGCTATCAGAATTCCTATCACAGCGCCGCCACAGCCACAGCCACACACAACACACAGCCACAAACGCTTGCGTCACGCTACAAAAAAGACGATTACCTGCCACATTATCAGCCACAATATGCACACGCGCAAACGCAGTTGTCACATCATCATCAACCATCACAACTACCTCAGCCGATTGCAAGCTATTACAACAACACCATCGCCAACAATCATTTACAGGGCGAGCGTGGTGGAGGCGGTGGCGTCTGCGGCAACACTGGCGCCGGCGTTGCTCTAAGCAGTGGTGTcggcggtggcggcggcggcaatGGTTACGGCAGCGGTGGTTCTGGCAGCAATAGCGCCAACAGCAGCAGTCCACAATCGCCGCCGAGCAGCAGCTACAAGGATGCAACGCACAAGGACGACACCACACATATTGTCAGCGAGATGAGCAAATTGTACCGCAAATCACCGTTTCTGCAGCGCAAATATAGCAATGGTTCAGGTCTGAAATACACCAGTGCGGTTGGCGTCGCCGAGAGTCCCAAAAAGGAATCCATGTTTAGCAGTATAG GTCAATCGATTATACGCAACCTCACCACGTCGCCGTTTAGTCAAAAGAAGCATCATACACCACAACCGCATCAAGTGGATCCACTTTGGCGCATGCCGAATGTGCAGGAGATGGGCGGCAACGCATTCGATGTGTATGACAGTCCGGCTCTGCCGAAGACGGTGGCGCTTGGTTCGCCAGCAATGACGCGGAAGCGTTTTCAAGGTGGGGCCGCTTCGCCAACACTGCCCATAGGTATGGCGTTGGAACCGACGCAGAAGGAGCAACAGCCATCGCTGATACCAGTTAATCGCAGTGAGATGAATACGCAACAGCGCGTACCCGGTAATCACAGTCCCATAG TGCTGCAACGCTTCTACCATCAGCAAAACCAACTGCGCGAGAAAGAGTTAGAAAAGCGTAAGGAGCAGCAAAAGCAATCCACAAATCCCTTTCTCGCCGGCAATTATCTTTCAACCACTGTCGCCGCACCCGCGTCCAACACGCCAATGCattacagcaacagcagcagcagcagcagcactgGCAATCAGCACCACTACCAACTgccacaacagcagcaacaacgctATCCGCAACAGCAGTCACACCATCAGCACCTACCGCTAACCAGCGCTGCCTCCTCCTCACATTCAACTTCTAGTCAATCATCCACACAGTCCTCATCCTCACAAATAGCACTGAGCGATTTACACGAACACCAACAACGCTCGCCGCCTACTTGCGCACCACCGCCACCGCCGCAAACGTCGGCAGCCGCAATCAGCACCGCCTTTGGCACGAGTCCCAGTCAACTGCAATATCAGCCGTTGCCGCAGCACTATTTACCGTTGAATGAAAGCGCAGTACGTAGCTCGCGTTCGCCACCTACCTCGCCAGAGCAGTTGTCTTCTGATGGTGGCGTGAGCGGCAGTGGgagcggtggtggtggtggcagcGGCGGTGGTGGCAGCGGCATGGCGAGTAAGTTGAGCAAATTGTATGCGCGTCGGCAGTGGCAAACGACAACGGCGTCGACGATACCCACGCATACAGGCGTGGAGGCGGTGAGTGGTAGTGGTGTAGGCGGTGTTGGCTTAGCGGGCAAAGAGTACAGAGACGAACACG GCTGGTTTAACACATTTGCCGGCGCCATGAAGCGTCAATTTGCCTCTTATGTTAAATTACAATTGCATTCTGCAGGCTCGCCTTCCACCAGTGGCGCAGCCAATCAGCATGAGGGCATTGGCTACGAGAGCGCGCTGCCACCAAGCGCTCAGCCTGCCAAACCAACACTCGCCTACTATCGTACGCTCTCCGCGGGCAGCAGTAGCAATACGAGCAACAGCACCTCGCCAACGGAGGCACAGCCGAAACCAGCGCAAACAGCAGGCAGTGACTTCTATGATGGCACCAGCGGTTTTTTGCGGCGCTATGCCGCAGCCGGCGCGAGCGGCATGACTAGTGGGTCCTCAAATGCGCACTTGTTAACCGGCTTGGATCGGCGCCACCGCAGTCCAGATCCACCGCCGCGCTATAATCGCGGTCAATCACCACTGTTGCTGCGCAAGCAGCTGTTGGAGCTGAGCGGTCAGCCGCCAGGCGGTTCACCACTGCTCAATAGACG CTATGTGAATGCTTCACCGCCTTTGCCACCACCGCGTCGTGGCTCGGAGAGCGTGCCCGGCTCGCCGCAACATTTTCGCACGCGCATTCATTATACACCCGAACCACAGCGGCGCATATATCGCACTATTGACCAATGA